TTGGAACTGGCTCAGCTTGTTTTCATTTATTAAGAATCAAGAGGGATCTATGTATATTGGTACTAGCTAGTGTTGCTATTTCAACAATTCAACCAATGCAAACAACTGTTATATTGTTGATTTATGTAGGAGATTGTGCAAAATGAAAAccaaactaaattaattaaaattattgagGGTGTTACAAATCATACAGCCAGCTGCGATCCTGTGCAATTTTATTTCGTCGTGTGATGAAGTGTCTTAGTCAAAGGTTTTTCTAGCTTGTTGAAAATAATTCGAGTTTGAGTAGTTACTATGCAtggaatataataatatatttattttgaataatttgAAGTTCTTAAGTGGTGCTATGAtaattttcttattctattaGAATTATTTGTATCTAATATGATACCGAAAACTAATTAATTCAAGAGATAGAGTTACATTATCAAATACTTTTGAAATCTATGTTCCCAATAATAAGTAAATTATTCTAGCATCTTTTATTCTACGAAAATGAATATAGTTAAACAGGTATAAGTGATCAGTATTCACTAACAAAATGTTTTTCTCTTACAGTGATGGGTGCTTGAATTAAACCCTTCTAATGGGTTGAAATATGAACACAtacatattattaaatattaaatatatgtgtAAAAATAGGTTTTATATTCATATTATTTATGACATTCATTTTAAAATAGCTAAATATTTGAAAGTTAAACATAAGTATGTTATTATGACAAGTTTTTATCTATATCgtcaattttaaattacattatCATCTacttaaaaataaatcatacaTGCAtgattctttaatttttttgcaCAGTATCTTCCAACTCAATAAATAAAGAACTAATTCATTGTAGAGTTAAATCTCATTTAAGGATTTGCTATGGGTAATACTCTGATCTAATTTGTTGACTTAACATGATATGTAACTCATCACATTAAtcgtttctttttatttatattttgccCTAAAGCATGGCTTGACATATTTTTAGCTGATATTATTAACTGTCTAATTTTTTCCGTTTCTTACTACGAAAACTTATATATTAAGAAGCTAAACGTATTAATTAATGCTTATGCATTACATGGTAATAACAGCAAATTCACTGCTGCTgctaaaaaaaatgaaaacaaagtaAGAACAAACATATGAGAATGACTTagaattattattagttataacgtgtttctcttaattagttttaaataattaaagtatCAAAACATGAAAACATGATATAAGTGAGTGGAAGAATTAAAGCTTCTTTTTTTTCACCTAGCTAAAAGATCAGATACATCCTCCAGAATTCAACTTCGAATCATATAACACttcaaaattaaagagaacggtgaatttttaatttggaaAAAAGCTATCTATTTTAAACATGTAAATTAATCTTTCAacatatgtaaaataattacgAAACCCATCACACATGTTGCTTTTATATATTACACTATAAGCATGTAAAAGATTAATTTACATGTTAATTAAGAAAAGCTTAAACCTCAAAACTCTCGATCGAACACGTCCAATCACCAACTAACACGTGGACGCTCAAAATTCTAACGTACACATACTAGCAACAATGATCCAACCATTTCTGCAACCTCAGATCCCTATAAAACCTCTCGATGAACTCCTCCGCCGCCTCATCCACCCGGaactcctccttctcctcctccgcCGCTGCCAAAGAAGAAGCCGCGGACGGCGATCCCGCAGCTGCAATCTTCACGCGCCTCCTCACCGGATAGTAATGCCTGACCAGCGCGTCGCCCTCGCCGCCACGACACATCCTCGCAAACTTATGAGCCTGCGGAGAATGCCTCTCTCCATGTGCCGTAGCGATCGGGGAGAGCCTTCGCCTGGCCGCATAATAAGACGGCCGCGGCGGACTACCGCTGCAGCTGAACTGGTAATCCAAAGGAGAAACAAACTCCGTGGCCGCGTCACCACGACACGTGAGTGCCTCGTGGTGACGTGCCACGGCGTTGTTAAGCGCCTTCCCTATACTCTTCCCCCTTCTCATAAAATCTTGCATGTTGATGTTACTCTTGGAGACTCCGTTTTGGATAAGGAAGCCTATTAAACGCACCGTTTTGCAAGCCTTCTCCGCCACAATTGGTTGGTCCATGCACGTGATATCAGCCACGTTATTAGGAAATTGTGGTGTTGATGTGGATTTGTGTGGTTTCATGATGTTGTAGCTTGGTAGTGTTGTATATGtactagaaaaaaaatatatagataaGGGGTTATTATAGACTTACTAAGTTATCGCATTCACATACACAAGAAGCTAATAAGTGTGGTACAATAAGTTATAAGGTGAGTATATATATAAGGACAAGGTGAGGGAATTAAGTGAAGAGAGTTGGTTTGTGGGGAGAGGAATTTAAAGGAAAgcaaataagaagaaaaaagaaagaagaaaaggtaGCTAGGATAAGGCCGGAGAAGGAGGAACTTAGATTgatgttatttttgttattattgatGTTTTggatatttatataaatataatatatggTTGCTAGTGATAGACTA
This sequence is a window from Arachis stenosperma cultivar V10309 chromosome 10, arast.V10309.gnm1.PFL2, whole genome shotgun sequence. Protein-coding genes within it:
- the LOC130957915 gene encoding uncharacterized protein LOC130957915, which codes for MKPHKSTSTPQFPNNVADITCMDQPIVAEKACKTVRLIGFLIQNGVSKSNINMQDFMRRGKSIGKALNNAVARHHEALTCRGDAATEFVSPLDYQFSCSGSPPRPSYYAARRRLSPIATAHGERHSPQAHKFARMCRGGEGDALVRHYYPVRRRVKIAAAGSPSAASSLAAAEEEKEEFRVDEAAEEFIERFYRDLRLQKWLDHCC